The following are encoded in a window of Polycladomyces subterraneus genomic DNA:
- a CDS encoding response regulator, whose amino-acid sequence MSQTMIRVAVVDDDFMIARLHGKFIESIPNYQLVGIANNYEQTLRLVRDLQPDLLLLDVYMPDQSGIELLRTIRAENSPCDVILITAAKELEVIEEGFRLGIFDYLIKPFDLNWLQKSLEKYLQFKTRLTKSHSDGVNQMVIDDLKKLRSVTHSMNQLQQKGIDLRTLERIQHCLAHANQFMSAEEVAKSAGVSRSTARNYLVYLVEEGHVEEQLIYGKVGRPLRVYRAN is encoded by the coding sequence TTGTCACAAACAATGATCAGGGTCGCGGTTGTCGATGATGATTTTATGATCGCAAGGTTACATGGTAAATTTATCGAATCAATTCCCAATTACCAATTGGTCGGCATCGCCAATAATTATGAGCAAACTCTTCGTTTGGTGAGGGATTTGCAACCGGACCTTCTGTTATTGGATGTTTACATGCCTGATCAGTCCGGAATTGAATTGTTGAGGACGATTCGCGCGGAGAATTCACCCTGTGATGTCATCTTGATCACGGCTGCCAAGGAATTGGAAGTCATAGAGGAAGGATTTCGCCTCGGCATTTTCGATTATTTGATTAAGCCGTTCGACCTCAATTGGTTGCAAAAATCGCTGGAAAAGTATTTGCAATTCAAAACACGGCTGACAAAATCACATTCAGATGGTGTCAATCAAATGGTGATTGATGATCTAAAAAAGCTGCGTTCTGTTACTCACTCGATGAATCAACTGCAACAAAAAGGGATTGATTTGCGTACTTTGGAGCGTATTCAACATTGTCTGGCACATGCAAATCAGTTTATGAGTGCGGAAGAAGTGGCCAAATCGGCTGGAGTAAGCCGATCTACAGCTCGTAACTATCTGGTATATTTGGTTGAAGAGGGACATGTCGAAGAACAATTGATATATGGAAAAGTAGGCCGCCCGCTGCGAGTGTACCGGGCCAATTAA
- a CDS encoding ABC transporter substrate-binding protein — MKSQFARKLATILISFGMISLLATGCGTSGMSASSSPKIKIMVGGMEKIIYLPAKLTENLGYFKQEGLDVELINQGSGQSAEEALIAGQVDGVVGFYDHTIDLQAKGKHLQSVIQFGVTPGETLVVSNRMKNRIKSIRDLKGKKIGVTGLGSSTNFLANYLVTKGGHTSKDYIPVPVGAGNTLIASMEQGRIDLAVTTEPTVSLLQAKKLATPLVDMSSIDGTKQALGGYYPAASLYMSSDYIKAHPEIVQKLVNAFSKTLKFIQTHKPEEIAAHVPSAYYAGNKDMYIRALSHSISMFSPDGKMPADGPAKVYEVLSTFKPKLKNAHVKLDETYTTEFVNKANQAIK, encoded by the coding sequence ATGAAGAGTCAATTCGCAAGAAAATTGGCAACCATTCTGATCTCCTTTGGGATGATCTCTTTATTAGCGACAGGCTGTGGTACTTCCGGCATGTCCGCTTCCTCATCGCCTAAAATCAAAATCATGGTCGGGGGAATGGAAAAAATAATCTACCTGCCTGCCAAACTCACCGAAAATCTCGGCTATTTCAAACAAGAAGGACTTGATGTTGAGCTGATCAATCAGGGGTCCGGGCAATCTGCGGAGGAAGCGTTGATTGCAGGCCAGGTTGACGGTGTAGTAGGTTTTTACGATCATACTATTGATTTACAAGCCAAAGGAAAACACCTACAATCTGTGATACAATTTGGAGTCACACCCGGCGAAACGCTGGTGGTATCCAATAGAATGAAGAATCGAATCAAAAGCATCCGTGATTTGAAGGGCAAAAAGATCGGTGTTACCGGGCTGGGATCTTCCACCAATTTCTTGGCCAACTATTTGGTCACCAAGGGAGGGCATACTTCCAAAGACTATATCCCGGTTCCCGTGGGTGCCGGTAACACCTTGATTGCATCCATGGAGCAAGGAAGGATTGATTTGGCGGTGACAACCGAACCTACGGTGTCCCTTTTGCAAGCAAAAAAACTCGCTACTCCGCTGGTTGATATGTCCAGTATTGATGGTACGAAACAAGCACTTGGCGGTTATTACCCGGCAGCCAGTCTCTACATGAGTTCTGACTACATCAAAGCACATCCTGAAATTGTGCAAAAATTGGTGAACGCTTTCAGTAAGACGCTGAAATTCATCCAAACCCATAAGCCTGAAGAAATCGCAGCCCATGTACCGAGTGCGTATTATGCGGGGAACAAAGATATGTATATCCGAGCGTTGTCCCATAGTATATCGATGTTTTCTCCTGACGGGAAAATGCCGGCTGATGGTCCGGCCAAAGTGTATGAAGTTCTGTCCACTTTTAAACCCAAACTCAAAAATGCACACGTCAAATTGGATGAAACCTATACGACAGAATTTGTGAACAAAGCGAATCAAGCGATCAAATAA
- a CDS encoding ABC transporter permease, with amino-acid sequence MNKSTSLNKPTSHEAITRQNEMRKRALQRRLRNLALQVAVFVLLMGSWQLFASLNWVDPFFFSSPKAILLQIIDWFQNGTSQGPLYIHFLVTFEETILSFVLGVILGVIAGYALGMSEVLSVIFGPYIQMLNALPRVVLAPIFILWLGLDMSSKVALGVTLTFFVVFFNAFQGVREVDRTLVNNALLLGANKKQLAFHVIVPSALTWILSSLHSSFGFALVGAVVGEFIGATKGLGFLISQAQGAFDTTGVFAAMVLLSITALAADWAVSRLEKRFIAWRHVAGLNHSDIT; translated from the coding sequence ATGAACAAATCTACAAGTCTCAATAAACCCACATCTCATGAAGCGATTACTCGTCAAAACGAAATGCGCAAAAGAGCGCTCCAACGACGCTTACGCAACCTTGCATTGCAAGTGGCTGTCTTTGTTCTGTTAATGGGATCTTGGCAGCTTTTTGCAAGTCTCAACTGGGTCGATCCTTTCTTCTTCTCGAGTCCCAAGGCGATTCTGTTACAAATCATTGATTGGTTTCAAAACGGAACGAGCCAAGGTCCTTTATATATCCATTTCCTCGTAACGTTTGAAGAGACCATTCTCTCGTTTGTACTGGGTGTCATTCTTGGGGTCATTGCGGGATATGCACTTGGAATGAGTGAAGTTTTGTCTGTGATATTTGGTCCCTATATCCAGATGCTGAATGCGTTACCTCGTGTGGTGTTGGCTCCGATTTTCATCCTCTGGCTGGGTTTGGATATGTCCTCCAAAGTCGCCCTCGGCGTGACACTTACCTTTTTCGTAGTGTTCTTCAATGCCTTTCAAGGAGTAAGAGAAGTGGATCGTACGCTGGTAAACAATGCCCTGTTGCTTGGGGCAAACAAAAAGCAACTGGCCTTTCATGTCATCGTTCCTTCTGCCTTAACGTGGATTCTCTCTAGTCTGCATTCCAGCTTTGGCTTCGCTCTGGTCGGTGCGGTTGTGGGAGAATTTATCGGCGCGACGAAAGGTCTTGGCTTTTTGATCTCTCAGGCACAAGGTGCTTTTGATACGACAGGTGTATTCGCTGCGATGGTTTTACTCTCGATCACTGCGCTGGCAGCAGACTGGGCCGTGAGTCGGCTGGAAAAACGATTCATCGCTTGGCGACATGTGGCAGGATTGAATCATTCAGATATCACATGA